One stretch of Gammaproteobacteria bacterium DNA includes these proteins:
- the serC gene encoding 3-phosphoserine/phosphohydroxythreonine transaminase, translating to MMRGYNFSAGPAMLPLEVLNHVKEELLEWHGVGASVMEISHRGEAFQKMAAESERDFRDLLSIPDDYHVLFVQGGGRGQFSMVPLNLLRGKTTADYVYTGVWSVMAAKEASKYCHVNQCASSENSGFTTIPNQSGWTLNSEAAYVHIVDNETVNGVEYPAIPETGDIPLVSDMSSNILSKPIDISRYGLIYAGVQKNIGPAALAVVVVRKDLVGQALPITPCLYDYQNHVDQKSLYNTPPTFSWYVCSLVFRWLKKQGGIAAMGEINARKAAKLYDYIDHSDFYYNNVDKPYRSRMNVVFRIRDESLYPDFLSQATAKGLLFLKGHKLVGGLRASIYNAMPEAGVDALLNFMEDFKKKR from the coding sequence ATCATGCGAGGCTATAATTTTAGCGCTGGTCCAGCGATGCTCCCTCTTGAGGTATTAAATCATGTTAAAGAAGAGCTTCTTGAGTGGCATGGTGTTGGCGCTTCAGTGATGGAAATTAGTCATCGCGGTGAAGCATTTCAAAAGATGGCTGCAGAGTCCGAACGCGATTTTAGAGATTTATTATCCATTCCCGATGATTACCATGTGCTCTTTGTTCAAGGTGGTGGGCGAGGGCAGTTTTCCATGGTGCCTTTGAATTTATTACGAGGTAAGACCACGGCAGATTATGTGTATACGGGTGTTTGGTCAGTCATGGCCGCTAAAGAAGCTTCAAAATATTGTCATGTTAATCAATGTGCTAGCTCTGAAAATTCAGGTTTTACAACAATACCAAATCAATCTGGCTGGACACTGAATTCTGAAGCAGCGTATGTTCATATCGTTGATAACGAAACCGTTAACGGAGTCGAATACCCAGCTATTCCCGAAACCGGAGACATACCTTTAGTGTCAGATATGTCATCGAATATTTTGTCAAAACCCATTGATATTAGTCGTTACGGATTAATTTATGCCGGAGTCCAAAAAAACATCGGTCCTGCAGCTCTTGCTGTCGTTGTTGTGCGCAAAGATCTTGTCGGGCAAGCATTACCAATTACTCCATGCCTCTATGATTATCAAAATCATGTAGACCAAAAATCACTCTATAATACACCGCCGACATTCTCCTGGTACGTCTGTAGTTTAGTGTTTAGGTGGCTCAAAAAGCAGGGTGGGATCGCAGCAATGGGCGAAATCAATGCTCGAAAAGCCGCTAAATTGTACGACTACATCGACCACAGTGATTTTTATTACAACAATGTCGATAAGCCTTATCGATCTCGCATGAATGTCGTTTTCCGTATCCGTGATGAATCTTTATATCCTGACTTTTTATCCCAGGCTACAGCAAAAGGATTGCTTTTTCTCAAAGGCCATAAGCTAGTAGGTGGGCTGCGAGCCAGTATCTACAATGCTATGCCTGAAGCGGGAGTAGATGCATTGTTGAATTTTATGGAAGACTTTAAAAAGAAGCGGTAG